Proteins from a single region of Pseudanabaena sp. PCC 6802:
- a CDS encoding M56 family metallopeptidase, with translation MHVIIIMVVLSLAWCLRWIYPGLLNFSDIDLGGYQARWQKILFLFLFPPLLILMTAIAVLCMGPTGQMLGFHGGWFSYAIAIAFLGYAIVWGCTLGAQGIIAARKIARYPHSEFATQLAGQTVRELDSPQIFAAQVGFWRPQLAVSQGMLQALDPIHLEAVLKHEQAHYHYRDTFWFFCLGYIRQVTRWLPHTDALWQELLLLREMRADRWAAQYVDRLVLAEALLWSVSSALVYVAQPIAPESEIFCAAFSYPTPRSRLEKRIDAILDETVPEPESNNLLLGLLVLSLLPLTSIPFHS, from the coding sequence ATGCACGTAATCATAATTATGGTGGTATTGAGCTTAGCCTGGTGTTTGAGGTGGATTTATCCTGGTTTGCTCAATTTCTCGGATATCGATCTGGGTGGATATCAAGCGCGATGGCAAAAAATTCTGTTCCTATTTCTATTCCCACCTTTGCTCATCCTGATGACAGCGATCGCCGTGCTCTGCATGGGGCCAACTGGGCAGATGCTGGGGTTTCATGGTGGCTGGTTTAGCTATGCGATCGCGATCGCTTTTCTTGGCTATGCGATCGTTTGGGGTTGCACGCTTGGGGCACAAGGTATCATTGCTGCACGCAAGATTGCTCGCTATCCTCACAGCGAATTTGCAACTCAATTAGCGGGGCAAACGGTGAGGGAGCTGGATTCTCCCCAGATCTTTGCCGCCCAAGTTGGGTTTTGGCGACCTCAACTTGCGGTCAGTCAGGGCATGTTGCAGGCACTCGATCCGATTCACTTGGAAGCGGTTTTGAAGCACGAACAGGCACATTACCATTATCGCGATACCTTTTGGTTCTTTTGCTTGGGATATATCAGACAAGTAACGAGGTGGTTGCCGCATACGGATGCTCTATGGCAAGAACTGTTGTTATTGCGAGAAATGCGTGCCGATCGCTGGGCTGCTCAGTATGTAGACAGACTGGTATTGGCAGAAGCGTTATTATGGTCTGTGAGTAGCGCGTTAGTTTACGTGGCGCAGCCAATCGCGCCGGAGTCAGAAATTTTCTGTGCTGCTTTTAGCTACCCCACACCGCGCAGCCGTCTCGAAAAAAGGATTGATGCTATTTTAGACGAGACTGTACCTGAGCCTGAATCTAATAATCTCCTGTTGGGTTTGCTAGTCCTCTCTTTACTACCTTTAACCTCTATTCCATTTCACTCTTAA
- a CDS encoding DUF4087 domain-containing protein: MMRKSLLFLLPIAALLSTTSISGLSAQSKVEKRCGWFQNPTPANAWLSDRDGLWLISSQGGYQAQGDWPPEFPPNQWIRTNVGSYGYGCACFDVTVDRSTNPKRIVEIKSAQAQALKVCRTDPNLREPG, encoded by the coding sequence ATGATGCGAAAGTCTTTGCTTTTTCTATTACCAATTGCAGCACTACTCTCTACTACTTCGATTTCTGGTCTGAGCGCACAGAGTAAGGTTGAGAAAAGATGCGGTTGGTTCCAAAACCCCACACCAGCAAATGCTTGGCTGAGCGATCGCGATGGTTTGTGGTTAATTTCTTCCCAAGGTGGCTATCAGGCTCAAGGTGACTGGCCGCCAGAGTTCCCGCCCAATCAATGGATTCGTACAAATGTGGGCAGTTATGGCTATGGCTGTGCTTGTTTTGATGTCACGGTAGATCGCTCGACCAACCCAAAACGTATAGTTGAGATTAAGTCTGCGCAAGCCCAGGCTCTGAAAGTATGTCGCACCGATCCCAATCTGCGCGAACCAGGGTAG
- a CDS encoding fasciclin domain-containing protein, translating to MADIVDIAVGAGAFTTLVTAVQAANLVDALKSPGPFTVFAPNDDAFAKLPPGTITTLVQNIPQLTRILTFHVVSGRYKKEDLAKLKTVTSLEGTTIEIDIDDNAFEVNNATVVAADIEADNGIIHVIDNVILMRPHWVANIMASGRKSMETGICG from the coding sequence ATGGCTGATATTGTTGATATTGCTGTAGGAGCAGGTGCATTTACAACTCTAGTCACAGCGGTACAGGCTGCAAATCTGGTCGATGCGCTCAAAAGCCCAGGCCCCTTTACGGTCTTTGCACCAAATGATGACGCATTTGCCAAACTCCCACCCGGCACCATTACAACCCTAGTACAAAATATCCCTCAACTGACCAGAATTCTCACATTCCATGTAGTTTCTGGCAGATATAAAAAAGAAGATCTGGCTAAGCTCAAGACCGTAACCTCACTTGAAGGTACAACCATTGAAATCGATATCGATGACAATGCCTTTGAAGTGAATAATGCCACTGTCGTCGCCGCCGACATCGAAGCAGATAACGGCATCATCCACGTCATCGACAACGTCATCCTCATGCGCCCGCACTGGGTAGCCAACATTATGGCTTCCGGTCGCAAGAGCATGGAAACTGGTATCTGCGGCTAG
- a CDS encoding BlaI/MecI/CopY family transcriptional regulator encodes MVPLPNYRPKQLSLGPLETEILHLIWELGTTTAREIHDRILSDPDRELTYSSVITVLSRLVKKGWLTSHKRGKILFWQAAISRPEAQALEAHERLNRFLEVGNADIVAAFADELDLASVDRLEAIAQRLKAIRQEREER; translated from the coding sequence ATGGTTCCTCTTCCCAACTATCGTCCCAAGCAGTTGTCTCTGGGGCCTCTAGAGACAGAGATTCTGCATCTCATCTGGGAGCTTGGTACTACGACAGCCAGAGAGATTCACGATCGCATTCTCTCCGATCCCGATCGCGAGCTAACCTACTCATCAGTCATCACCGTATTGTCGCGGTTGGTCAAGAAAGGCTGGCTGACTTCCCATAAGCGCGGCAAAATCCTGTTTTGGCAGGCTGCCATTTCGCGCCCTGAAGCACAGGCATTAGAAGCCCACGAGCGGTTAAATCGATTTTTGGAAGTGGGCAATGCTGATATTGTGGCGGCCTTTGCCGATGAACTCGATCTTGCTAGCGTCGATCGCTTAGAAGCGATCGCGCAGCGGCTAAAAGCGATTCGCCAGGAACGGGAGGAAAGATAA
- a CDS encoding CO2 hydration protein: MVQAPPQPGTKLPPSQHEFADVIHRLEAGGAMLPDTPENLMQIIGLYKAYAVPMDFYWRDLLYIAERVFLDPLPFFKYFLPKEYLELHNHYAGDDADLRIWRGYATAHKELLEFMDKGELKMKIPRLFHHWWHDRINMEFAEECMRAMLWHRNMGGQFDPYLDSDEYKANADRAIKAYFKYNPLMLGLYKLFPDLFLEQCRQMSYYANLGLFWEIMAPVFFEMSDLYDEGKIASVPDAMNFLINGIFAIAGRPIYHHVYIRGECYEIIPKSKGFTWLYEAAFPYVEAVFYRTSPFRGTKSYNAQAGQVPDDQNDFHYGVLYADKFPVGTAGIPPTLLHQDMFHFLPPYLVEYYKQHCRGEDDTLIQLAVSFQRSMYCVTSAVIQAGRAAFFYPLDDPNPKHLLANRAYFEGQINRFCNRKYGMNEAARLRNIQKQSYR; this comes from the coding sequence ATGGTACAAGCCCCACCACAACCCGGCACGAAGCTGCCCCCTTCTCAGCACGAATTTGCGGATGTCATCCATCGCCTCGAAGCAGGTGGTGCGATGCTACCCGACACCCCAGAGAATCTCATGCAGATTATTGGCTTATACAAAGCCTATGCTGTCCCGATGGATTTCTACTGGCGCGACCTCCTCTACATTGCCGAACGTGTCTTTCTCGATCCCTTGCCTTTCTTTAAGTATTTCCTGCCCAAGGAATATTTAGAACTGCACAATCACTATGCCGGTGACGATGCGGATCTGAGAATCTGGCGCGGTTATGCCACAGCGCACAAGGAACTCCTGGAGTTCATGGACAAGGGAGAACTGAAAATGAAAATCCCTCGCCTTTTCCATCACTGGTGGCACGATCGCATCAATATGGAATTTGCCGAAGAGTGCATGCGAGCCATGCTCTGGCATCGGAATATGGGCGGTCAGTTCGATCCCTATCTCGACAGCGACGAATACAAAGCCAATGCCGATCGCGCCATCAAAGCCTATTTCAAATACAACCCGCTGATGCTGGGGCTGTACAAGCTCTTCCCCGATTTATTCCTGGAACAGTGCCGTCAGATGTCCTACTACGCCAATCTGGGTCTATTTTGGGAAATTATGGCTCCGGTCTTCTTTGAGATGAGCGATCTCTACGATGAAGGCAAAATAGCCAGCGTACCCGATGCGATGAACTTTCTGATTAACGGGATTTTTGCGATCGCCGGTCGTCCCATCTACCATCACGTCTATATCAGGGGAGAATGCTATGAAATCATTCCTAAGTCAAAAGGCTTTACCTGGCTGTACGAAGCAGCATTTCCCTATGTAGAGGCAGTGTTCTATCGCACTTCTCCTTTCCGTGGCACTAAATCCTACAACGCTCAAGCGGGTCAGGTACCAGACGATCAAAATGACTTCCACTATGGAGTTCTCTATGCCGACAAGTTCCCTGTAGGCACGGCAGGTATTCCACCTACGCTGCTCCATCAAGACATGTTCCATTTCTTACCGCCCTATCTGGTGGAATACTACAAGCAACACTGTCGCGGCGAGGATGACACGCTGATTCAATTGGCAGTTAGTTTTCAGCGATCGATGTACTGCGTTACCTCTGCGGTAATCCAGGCCGGACGCGCCGCCTTTTTCTATCCACTTGACGATCCCAATCCCAAACATTTGCTGGCAAATCGCGCCTACTTTGAGGGACAGATCAATCGATTCTGCAACCGTAAATATGGCATGAATGAAGCAGCCCGCCTGCGCAACATCCAAAAACAAAGTTATAGATAA
- the petJ gene encoding cytochrome c6 PetJ, whose translation MWFELMLKFSIAITMKSLFRNIASALLIALLVLSLGIFNFSQPAYAADIEAGAKLFKANCVGCHLNGNNTVQKEKTLKIDALKANDKYSLEAIVAQVKNGKNAMPAFGKKLKAAEIENVASYVLAQADNGWKKSK comes from the coding sequence ATGTGGTTTGAACTTATGCTTAAATTTTCGATCGCGATAACCATGAAGTCTCTATTTAGAAACATAGCCTCAGCACTCCTAATAGCGTTACTAGTATTGAGTCTAGGCATATTCAATTTTAGTCAGCCCGCCTATGCCGCAGACATAGAAGCTGGTGCCAAACTGTTTAAAGCTAACTGTGTTGGCTGTCATCTCAATGGCAATAATACCGTCCAAAAGGAAAAGACGCTAAAAATTGACGCGCTTAAAGCCAATGACAAGTACTCCCTAGAAGCGATCGTCGCCCAAGTCAAAAACGGTAAAAATGCCATGCCTGCCTTTGGCAAGAAACTGAAAGCGGCTGAAATTGAGAACGTCGCCAGTTACGTCTTGGCTCAAGCCGATAACGGTTGGAAAAAGTCTAAGTAG